The following are from one region of the Magallana gigas chromosome 4, xbMagGiga1.1, whole genome shotgun sequence genome:
- the LOC136274678 gene encoding uncharacterized protein, with protein sequence MNELYRTASGKAGSFPYKMVRKGAIEVEGLPRDVLPLHPPSHYGEEKLQSLLSCASISINYPQSAEEPDTVPQEAFTKEQSASSASFNMSIDQPSTSAMSTRPSSSSSSQLTTTEIEDMENNLIGILGARSELGTDVSVEERSLVSSAVYTEPNVSVKKIKKEMRKMTKRKGKNNEPFYYIEEIINKRNKNGKTEFIVKWEGYEDPTWEPERNIPSHIIEEFL encoded by the exons ATGAACGAATTGTACA GAACGGCTTCAGGCAAAGCAGGGAGCTTCCCTTACAAGATGGTGAGGAAAGGGGCGATTGAAGTGGAGGGACTTCCCCGGGATGTTTTGCCATTGCACCCGCCATCCCACTATGGGGAAGAAAAGCTTCAATCACTATTGTCTTGTGCCAGCATATCAATAAA TTACCCACAGTCAGCAGAGGAACCAGATACTGTTCCCCAGGAAGCTTTCACTAAGGAACAGTCAGCATCATCTGCCTCCTTTAACATGTCTATTGATCAACCCTCTACCTCTGCTATGTCAACTAggccatcatcatcatcatcat cacaACTTACCACCACAGAGATAGAGGATATGGAAAACAACCTTATTGGCATACTTGGAGCGAGATCAGAGCTAG GTACTGATGTGTCTGTGGAGGAAAGGAGTCTTGTCTCTAGTGCTGTATACACAGAACCAAATG TTTCAGTGAAGAAAATTAAGAAAGAGATGAGAAAAATGACCAAACGGAAAGGAAAAA ACAATGAACCATTCTACTACATTGAAGAAATCATCAACAAAAGGAATAAGAATGGGAAAACGGAATTTATTGTCAAATGGGAAGGGTATGAAGATCCTACATGGGAACCGGAGAGGAACATCCCCAGTCACATCATTGAGGAGTTTCTATAA
- the LOC136274374 gene encoding uncharacterized protein, with protein sequence MKDWLGNHHKSKSGRTKLIKRTTLPAVRPTAYSLFCKEYSKDHPGFNPSVWKMEWVSAGEEEKERYAKMARGMAEDGGSALADDPSSQRKTIRTLLKQLEWTSKRLEIMGLPNFALVAENNTVHSVGTGRGR encoded by the exons atgaaA GATTGGTTGGGAAATCACCACAAGTCCAAAAGTGGACGtacaaaacttattaaaaggACAACTCTTCCAGCCGTAAGGCCAACTGCTTATTCCTTATTTTGTAAGGAGTACTCCAAAG ATCATCCTGGCTTCAATCCATCAGTATGGAAAATGGAGTGGGTTTCTGCTGGAGAGGAGGAAAAAGAGAGGTATGCCAAGATGGCGAGGGGGATGGCTGAGGATGGAGGAAGTGCTTTAGCAGATGATCCTTCAAGTCAGAGGAAGACCATAAGAACCCTCTTGAAGCAGCTAGAATGGACT AGCAAGAGGTTGGAAATTATGGGTTTGCCCAATTTTGCCTTAGTTGCAGAAAATAATACTGTTCACAGTGTGGGAACAGGGAGAGGAAGATAA